A region of the Campylobacter cuniculorum DSM 23162 = LMG 24588 genome:
ATGAAACTTTTAGAACTTATGCCAAATACTTACCAAAGGAAGTGACTCATCGTGCCACTTTCTTAAGAGGAATAAAATTGACATAAAAAAAGAAAAATTGACATAGTAGTCTTTTAATGTCCATTTTATCGATATTTTTTACAAACAAATCAAAGTCAAAAAAGACAAATTGACAGAGTAGTGTAGCCTAAAAGTATGGTTTTATCATAGTTTTAAATTAAATGCAATCTAAAATTTAAGCCCTAAATTAGGGCTTAAAAACAAAATTAAAATGAATATTTACAAATTTCTTTAAATTTTTATATCAATTCCAAAACTCAATTTCGCTCCTAACATATAATATCAATTCACGTCGCTTGTGATAATTCTTTATTCATCAGCTCTTCGTTTAACCGGGTCAATTCCCCATACAAAACACTAAAATCACCTGCTTATAAGTTGTCTATTTTAATGCAAGGATTTAAAGAATTGACATATAAATTTAATCTGCATTGTATTTAAATTTGTGAGGTTGTGGTTTCAAGCTCATTTTTTGCATTTTAATTTCTTTAAAAGTTTTTTCTGTTTAAAAAACCATTTTCATTTCGCCTATTTTCACACTTGCAAAATCATTGATTGAGTTTTTATCCTATGATTTAGCCTAACATTAAGTATCAAGTTTTTAAATATTTATTAAAAACTTGGTATAAATTAAAAACAATCCATAAAAATTTATACCCTATAAAATTTCTAAAATAACATTTAAAAAGAATAAATCTCATATCTGTTTTAAAAATTTTTCAAATCTTTCCAAGTCATTTAAGCTTATTTTTTAGTTTTTTATCTTAGAATTAGAGTTTTTATAATATACCCAAAAGGGGAATTAGCTCAGCTGGGAGAGCGCCTGCTTTGCACGCAGGAGGTCAGCGGTTCGATCCCGCTATTCTCCACCATAATTAAATTTTCATCTTTTAAATTCCAAAGGGACTATAGCTCAGCTGGTTAGAGTGCACCCCTGATAAGGGTGAGGTCACAAGTTCAAGTCTTGTTAGTCCCACCATATATTTTATTAGTGTATTGTCTGTTAATGTTTGAGTTAAATGTTTTATTATTTAATCTTTAAAAACATCAAAAAAATATCAAAGTATTTTTAAAGATTAAATTTGATTGAGTTTTTTGGTGGTTAAAGTATTTAACTCAATTGAGGAGATTTAAATGAGCGTTGTTTTTACTCTTTTGGCGGTTTTTATCGTTGGGTATTATGTCTTTAAAAAATACAATCCGATTTTTCTTTTACTTTTTAGCGGTTTGGTTTTAATCATCTTTGCCTTTTATTTTAATGGCACGCAAATTCCCAATTCAAAATTCCCGCACGATAGCTTCTTAAATGTTTTTCTTTCAAGCTTTGATTTTATCACTCAAACTTTTAAAAAAGAACTCGCAGGAGTTGGGCTTATCATAATGAGTGTTGCAGGTTTTGCAGCCTATATGAAACACATCAATGCTTCAGCCAAACTCGCATTTTTAGCTAACAAACCCTTAGGAAAAATAAAAAATAAATATCTTATCTTAAGCGGAACCTTCGTTGTAGGAATGGCTTTAAAAATCGTAATTTCAAGTTATGCGGGTTTGCTCTTGCTTCTTTTAGCCTGTATTTATCCTGTATTACTTGCCTTAAAAATTCGCCCCATCACTGCTGTTTGTGTGCTTTCTTTAATCGCTCTTGATTATGGACCTAAAGATGGAAATTCTATCAATATGGCGGACATGGTTGGACAAAAAGATAATGTTGTCGGGCTTTTTTTAAATTTTCAACTCTACAGCGTTCTTGCTTATGTGCTTGTCATAGCCCTTTTAATTCCATTTTATTTCGCTTGGATAGATAAGAAAGATAGAATCAAAGGTGTTTTAAATGATGAAGTGCAAACTTTAGAAATCATTGACCCTAAATGCCCTACTTTCTATATTTTATTTCCTTGGTTGCCTGTGGTGTTTTTATTTGCCACTTATTTTTTAGGAATCAAACTTGATGTTGTCAGTGCGAATTTTATAAGCATCACTCTTGTTTTTATCATAGAATTTATAAGACACAAAGACGCAAAAAAACTTGGTGAAGATATGATGGTGATTTTTAGGGCTATGGCTGAAATTTTTATCAGTGTTGTCAGTATCATTATTGCTGCGGGAGTTTTTGCTCAAGGCATTAAGGCTTTAGGGGGATTAGACCTTTTAACGCAAGGGGTTTTATATTTTAGCAAAGAGGGTGAATTTGCTTGGTTTGCGGTGCTTTTAAGTATTAGTGTTTTAAGCTTTTTGGTGTATTTTGTTACTATCATTATGGGAAGTGGAATAGCAGCCTTTAGTGCCTTTGGAAAACTTGCTCCGGATATTGCTGCAAAGCTTGGAGTGGCTCCTATCACTTTGGTTTTGCCTATTGAAATCGCTTCTTGTTTAGGACGTGCCGCCTCGCCGATTGCGGGTGGAATTTTAGCTCTGGCAGGTTTTGCAAAAGTTTCACCTATGGATATTATTAAAAGGACAACCCCGCTTTTGCTTATTGCTATGATAATAAACATTTTCGTAGCTTTCTATCTTGCTAAGACACATGCCTATGTGGAACAAGCTAAAACTGAAGTCATTCAAACAAAGGTAAAGATTTAACTATAAAGAATTTATTTGCGGTATTTTTATATTGACTAAAAAATTTCTAACGACACTTTAAATTTTTTTAAACTTAAAGTATCATTTCCAAAATTTTTAAAATGAGAGCTTTTTATAAAAATACCCAAATAACTTATATTTTATAAGCAATTTTATCTTTAAATCCTGCTTGTTTAAAGCCTTTTAAACGCAATAAACAGCTATCACATTCTCCACAAGCTAAATCATTATTCTCATAACAAGACCAAGTAAGCTCCAAAGGCACTTTTTCTTTTAAGGCGAGTGAAACGATATCCTTTTTTTTGAATTTGATAAGAGGGGTTTGGATAGAAATTTTATGCTTGATGGCTGTGCCTTGATTGATGAATTTTTGAGCTTTTTTAATGAATTTTTTAGTGCAATCAGGATAATTGCTTCCATCTTCTTCAACGACACCGATAAAAATGCTTTGACATTTTTCTTTTTCAGCCAAAGCCCCTGCGATACTTAAAAAAATTCCATTGCGAAAGGGGACATAAGTGATAGGAAATTCATTTTGACCAAGCTCATTTTTAGGGATAGGAATTTTTGTGTCTGTCAAGGCATTTGCACCGATATTTTCAATCAAATCTGTGTTTAAAATATAGGATTTATAAACCCCCAAATCCTTGCAAATTTTTTCAAAGCATTCTTTTTCTTTAAGCTGTGTTCTTTGTCTGTAATCAAAATGCAAAGCAATGATTTTAAAGCCTTGTTTTTTAGCCAAATACGCACACAAAGTGCTGTCCATTCCGCCACTCATAATGCAAAGTGCTCTCTTCATTTTTATCCTTTATCAAAATTAAATTTCATAGTATAACAAAACTTATTCATTTTTTAGCTTTTTGCAAAAAGTTATGCTAAAATTCTAAGCAAAAAGGACAGATAAATGATAAGCATTGAACTTATAGAACATATTTTTAAAGCTGCTTCTATCAGCCGTTGGAATGATTATCCAAGAATGACAAATTTAGTTGAACTTGACAAACAAGCTCATAAATTCATCATTGCTTATTTCATCGCTAAAATGGAAGAAAATGTTGATATGAGGGTGATTATTGAGGGTGGAATTTTTGAATTTTTAAGTCGGGTTATGGTGACGGATATTCGTCCTGATGTGTATCATCAAATCGTGCGTCAAAAAAAAGATAAGATTAATGCTTGGGTTTTAAATCATATTGGAAGTATGGTAGAAAACATTGACGATGGAGAGTTTTTAAAACGTTTTGAAAATTATTTTAACTCCGATGCTTTTAGCAAAGAAAGATTGATTTTAAAAGCTGCTTCTTATTTTGCGACAAGATGGGAATTTAACATAGTCTATCAAACTTCAACTTTTTTGAGTGATATTGATGAGATTAAGGCTAAGGTTGAGGAGGAGCTTGAGGATTATTATGAGCTTATAGGTGCAAGAAAGATTGCTTTGAATCAAAAAATTGCTAAAATTATAGATTTAAGCGGACGCCTTCGTTTTCAAAAACGTTGGGCACAAACGCCAAGAATTCCAGAAACTGCGGTTTTAGGACATATGCTTGTGGTGGCTATTTTAGGATATTTTTATTCTCTTAAAATCAAGGCTTGTGATAAAAGATTAGAAAATAATTTTTATTGTGCCTTGTTTCACGATTTGCCAGAAAGTCTTACAAGGGATATTATAAGTCCTGTCAAATATGGCATAGAAGGACTTGATGAGATTATCAATGAATACGAAATAAAACTTATCAATGATAAAATTTTACCCTTCATTCCCGAAAAATTTAAGACAGAATTTTCTTATATTTTAGGTATGAGAGAGGACAGAAATAAAATGGGACATTTTATAAAAAATGAATTTGAAAATCGCACATTTAAAAATGCAAACATAGAGCTTTGTAGCGGAAGTTTGAACGCCTTTAATTTCGATGAATTTGGAGCGATTGATGGCAAAGCCTTGAAGTATTGCGACAAGCTTGCAGCTTTCATAGAAGCTGGACTTTCTATAAGCTATGGGGTTAAATCTAAAGAGCTTGAAAGTGGCTTTATGGATATGTTTAATTTTTTTAAACAAAACAAAACCATAGATGGAGTGAATTTCTTTGAACTTTGCGAAGCTTTAAGAAATGAGCTCAAAATTTAAAACCCTCTCCCAGATGACTGTGGCACACATTAAATTTAAGTACTCTGCTGTGTTCCCACCCTGAAGTGCTGCTTAAAAATATTGTTGCACAGGTCCGAGAAAAGGCAAGAGTATTATAATCAAAAAAGCTTTAAAAAGCCTTGAGAATTTAAGAAATTTCCATTAAAATTTTTTGTGTGATTGAAATTTTATTTTGAGAAAAAATTTTTAATCAATATTTTTAAGATTCATTTTGAATTTTTTACTTGCAAGATGATTTTATACGTTGCATTGAATATTGCTTTAAGTTTTAAGAGATTTAACACGATTTGATTTATATATAAAATTTATATATAAAAAAGTAATGAAATAAAATTTTCATTACTTAGGGCATTTAATAATCTAAAATTTCCACATAAACTTGCTTTTTATCATCAGTAAATTGAGCGGCATATGAAATTTGTGTTTCATACACTCCGCCATCAAATAAAACTCCTTTTAAAGAACCTTGTGCATAGTTTTTTCTCATATCATCGGGCATTTGCGGATAGGTTAATTTCAAACTAGCCTTACAAAAACTCGTTTTTCTGTCATTGCTGTTTTGAGTTATAAAATCATCAAAAGCAACATCAACCACTTCGTTAGCATAATCCCTTAACTCAAATAAAAAACCCAAATAATTCTTTTTTAACCCAAGCACAGAACTCAAATAATATTTGTAAATTTCGAGTATGTCTCTAGTTTCAAGTATATCTCTAACTTCCAAATCTCTTAAATCTGCATTTAAAGTTTGCTCATCTAAACCATATTCAACATAAGCCCATTTATCATCGTCTAAAATACTTTTTAATGTGAGTGTAACATCAATATCATTGCATTTTGGTTTCATCTCAAAACAACCTAAAAAAAATAAAACCCGTTAAAAAGCTTAAAATATACTTTTTCATTATGATTCTATCATTTCTTTAATGGCTTTTATAAGTTCTTCATTATCGCTGCCCTCTTCTCCTAAAAGACTTTTTAAAAAATTTAAACTAAGTTGTGGCATAAAGATTACATAAGCCTTGTTAGGAAAAGCGTTTGCTCTTAATCCTATACAAAATTTTTCATCCTCATTAGTGCATGCTTGACCCACAACGATTTTAAAGCTGTCTCTTTCATAGATTATTTTAGGTTCTTGTTTAAAAGGTTTATAATTTTCATTCATTTTCTTGATCCTCTAAGATAAATTTATTTTAAAATTTGCATAATTTTTTCATAATTTTTTTGACGCAATTTTTTACCCACTAAAAACAAATCCACAATCCACCAAACATAAGCAACTATTATCAAACTTGCAGTTATAACATGTATGATGTCTGCTAGATTATAACTTCCAAGTGTTAGTGCTGTGGCTGCCATGATTGCAAAGATTATATAAACACCTAAAAACAGCAGACGATATATTCCTAGCTTTTTATCTCCTATCATAAAACGAGCAACTCCAAAAGCACCAAACATAACATTTCCTACCCAAAAAACAAATGCAGGATTTTTCAAATCAAGCATTGGAATTTGTGAGATTGCCTTTTGTTTTTTACTATCGTTTAGTCTTTGAAATTCGGCTTTAATATTTTCTGCAAATATTTCATCTTTTGGCAATTTATCTTTTAGATTTGACAGCACCGCATCTATACTTAAACTCATTTTTAACTCCTTATTTTATAAAAAAATTTCTAAGAATTATTCCATACAATTACTTAAATAATTTTGAAATATTCAATTTATTTATAAAAAATAATTGAATATTTCAAGTGTTTTTTATAAAGAATTGTTGAAGTAGAATTAAAAAAATAAAGAATTTTAAGGATAAATAGTGATAAAAAAAACCAAACGAGATATGGCGTATTATTTAGATATTGATGTGAGCACCTTATATAATTGGCGTAAGCACAAACCTAATCTTTACCGCATTGTTATGCTTGGTTTTAAATTTGATGAACTTTTGGAGCACAGCAAAAAGACTTATGAAGATTTGCTTAATTTGGATAAAGAATTAAAAGAAAAACTTTAAAAAATAATATCTATATTTTTATTTTAAAAATTGCATTTTTATCATTGAAATGCTGTTAAATTTTTTAAAAAAATTTCTAGTATTTTAGGCTTTATTATTTTTATTATTTCATAATTTTTATAAATACTTAAATTCATTAAGCATAAATTTAAGTGATAGAATTTATAATAATTATAATTTTTATCTATAAGGATATATTATGCAACAAAAATATCAATACATCAGCTGGACAAAAGACTTTAGCATTAACAATATAGAGCTTGATAAACAACACGAGGCAATCATTCAAATTGCTAATGATACAGCTTATACCATCCATAAATTAGAGCAAAATCCAAATTCTTTAGAGCTTAAAAAAGAACTTAAGAAAATTACGATGAGATTGTTTCATTATATGAAAACTCATTTCACTGATGAGGAAGAATTTATGAAAGATATTGAATTTCCTTTATTTGAAGAACACAGAAAAGCTCATATGGCACTTGCAAATCAAGCCAGAGAATTATTAAATCATTCTAATGACATTAAACACTTTGCTCAAAAACTTGAAGCCTTAGTGAATGATTTTGTTATAAAACATTTTGCACAAGAGGATATATTGTTAGCTAATTTTTTAGATAAAGCACTTCACATTAATGAGGTGCATTTTAATTTAGAACAATACATTATGTTAAAAACTTTGCAAAATAAAGACATTTACAACGAAAAAACCTATGATTATATTTGCAGTTGTTCTTTAGAAAATATCTATAAGGTCCCAGAAAGCATACACGAGGAGCTTGAAAACTCAAATAAACTCATCAAATGTCGTCATTGCGAGAAAGTTTTAGTCTTTCTTAAGGAATTTGATATAAAAGAAAATTATCAAAGCCTAAAAGAACGATTCTTTAGTATCATAAGTTAATGGGGGGGGGTTATGTATAAAGCAAAAATCCTCCAAACTAAAATTCCTTTTGAATCGCTTGAAAATGAAGAAAAAATATCAAAAATGGCTCTTGATTTTTCTGTATTAGACTATCAAACCCTATGTTATAAAAAAGACTCTGAACAAGAAAAAATTTATTCAAGTAAAGAGCTTGATATTTTCTATAATGATGATTTTTTTGTTGAAGAATATGAGAGTATCAACCAAGAATACAAAATAGAAATTCATCCCAAAACTCAAGAAAAATTGTTTCGAATTCGTCTCAATGCAAATGAGGATTTTACGATTTTAAATGCTGTGCTTTTGAGTGATGAAAAGCTTTTTTATTATGAGGATTTGAAAAAAGATATTTTAAATTCTTTATTTAAACAGCTGATTAAAGAAAGATTTTTAATCCTTCGTTTGAGTAAAAATTTAGAACAAGACATCGAACGTTTTGTCCAAATTTTAAAAGAATCAAAAACTCAAACAGAATTTGAATTTAAAGTTTGTCGTGGTGTGGCTGCTAAAGCCTATAAAATGGGAGAAATGATTTTTCACAAAGAGCTAAGTAGCAAACAAAGAAAGCAAAAAGATATGAGTTATGATGAGTTAGGGTATTGCAATCCTGTTAAAAAAGATGATTTACTCCTTGAATTTATCTACACTCAAGAGGCAAAATCGGGCAGAAATTTAAGAGGAAAAACCCTAATGGCTTTGGAAGAAAAGTCTTTAGATGAACCAAAGAAATTAGAATTAAAAGATAAAAGCATTTATGAGAAAGATTTTGAAGATAGGGTTAAATATTATGCGGCTCATTATGGATTTTTTACCTATGATTCACTCAATGGGTATAGTGTCTCAAAGGTCTTAAAAGTCGAATCTGTCGGACTTAAAACCACAGGTTCGATAAAAGTGGATATGAACGAAGAAATAAGCCTTGAAGTTTCAAATACAAATGACCTTAACGATGCGATTAAGGGAGGCATTGTCAATATTCAAGTTCCTCATGTGAAAATCAATGGAAGCATAGGAGATGCTAAAATCATTGCTAAAATTCTCAATATAAGCGGTGGGACTCATAGAGAAAGTGAGCTTTTAGCAGATACGGCTTTCATCAATATACACAGAGGATTTTTAGAGGCTCAAAATGCTTATATCGATAAACTTGAAAATGGCAAGGTTATAGCCAAAAATGTTTATGTGAAAGCTTCAATTTCATCAGAAATCGAAGCGGATTATATTTTCGTTGAAGAATTACTGCCTAACAATAAGCTCTATCCTAAAAAAGCTTTGGTTGTAGAAAAATCCTTAAAAACAGGAAATTTAATCCACATAACACCTCTTTTAATGCTGGATAAAAATTCAAATGAAACAGAATACGAGGATTTGCAAACATTATTTTCAGAAATAAAATTAAAAATTAAAGAGCTTAGCAAACAAATGGGCAATCATTATGAATTTTTAATTAAAAACCAGTCTAATGTTATCAGGCTGAAAAAATTCGAAAATAAAGGAAATTTAACAATAATGCAAAAAAAGATTCTTATT
Encoded here:
- a CDS encoding flagellar assembly protein A; amino-acid sequence: MYKAKILQTKIPFESLENEEKISKMALDFSVLDYQTLCYKKDSEQEKIYSSKELDIFYNDDFFVEEYESINQEYKIEIHPKTQEKLFRIRLNANEDFTILNAVLLSDEKLFYYEDLKKDILNSLFKQLIKERFLILRLSKNLEQDIERFVQILKESKTQTEFEFKVCRGVAAKAYKMGEMIFHKELSSKQRKQKDMSYDELGYCNPVKKDDLLLEFIYTQEAKSGRNLRGKTLMALEEKSLDEPKKLELKDKSIYEKDFEDRVKYYAAHYGFFTYDSLNGYSVSKVLKVESVGLKTTGSIKVDMNEEISLEVSNTNDLNDAIKGGIVNIQVPHVKINGSIGDAKIIAKILNISGGTHRESELLADTAFINIHRGFLEAQNAYIDKLENGKVIAKNVYVKASISSEIEADYIFVEELLPNNKLYPKKALVVEKSLKTGNLIHITPLLMLDKNSNETEYEDLQTLFSEIKLKIKELSKQMGNHYEFLIKNQSNVIRLKKFENKGNLTIMQKKILIVYEKIVQKYNHCVQGYKKLINLYYQMDSKFKMLQKYSYGTEIYIKAKEISYENILYFDIFDTERIRKKHILNEQDSGKLFYFSQERMSVISTKNYGENHTEKIKALTRKPFELIFSY
- the dcuC gene encoding C4-dicarboxylate transporter DcuC, giving the protein MSVVFTLLAVFIVGYYVFKKYNPIFLLLFSGLVLIIFAFYFNGTQIPNSKFPHDSFLNVFLSSFDFITQTFKKELAGVGLIIMSVAGFAAYMKHINASAKLAFLANKPLGKIKNKYLILSGTFVVGMALKIVISSYAGLLLLLLACIYPVLLALKIRPITAVCVLSLIALDYGPKDGNSINMADMVGQKDNVVGLFLNFQLYSVLAYVLVIALLIPFYFAWIDKKDRIKGVLNDEVQTLEIIDPKCPTFYILFPWLPVVFLFATYFLGIKLDVVSANFISITLVFIIEFIRHKDAKKLGEDMMVIFRAMAEIFISVVSIIIAAGVFAQGIKALGGLDLLTQGVLYFSKEGEFAWFAVLLSISVLSFLVYFVTIIMGSGIAAFSAFGKLAPDIAAKLGVAPITLVLPIEIASCLGRAASPIAGGILALAGFAKVSPMDIIKRTTPLLLIAMIINIFVAFYLAKTHAYVEQAKTEVIQTKVKI
- the queC gene encoding 7-cyano-7-deazaguanine synthase QueC, translating into MKRALCIMSGGMDSTLCAYLAKKQGFKIIALHFDYRQRTQLKEKECFEKICKDLGVYKSYILNTDLIENIGANALTDTKIPIPKNELGQNEFPITYVPFRNGIFLSIAGALAEKEKCQSIFIGVVEEDGSNYPDCTKKFIKKAQKFINQGTAIKHKISIQTPLIKFKKKDIVSLALKEKVPLELTWSCYENNDLACGECDSCLLRLKGFKQAGFKDKIAYKI
- a CDS encoding hemerythrin domain-containing protein, yielding MQQKYQYISWTKDFSINNIELDKQHEAIIQIANDTAYTIHKLEQNPNSLELKKELKKITMRLFHYMKTHFTDEEEFMKDIEFPLFEEHRKAHMALANQARELLNHSNDIKHFAQKLEALVNDFVIKHFAQEDILLANFLDKALHINEVHFNLEQYIMLKTLQNKDIYNEKTYDYICSCSLENIYKVPESIHEELENSNKLIKCRHCEKVLVFLKEFDIKENYQSLKERFFSIIS
- a CDS encoding transcriptional regulator, with protein sequence MIKKTKRDMAYYLDIDVSTLYNWRKHKPNLYRIVMLGFKFDELLEHSKKTYEDLLNLDKELKEKL
- a CDS encoding HD domain-containing protein, producing MISIELIEHIFKAASISRWNDYPRMTNLVELDKQAHKFIIAYFIAKMEENVDMRVIIEGGIFEFLSRVMVTDIRPDVYHQIVRQKKDKINAWVLNHIGSMVENIDDGEFLKRFENYFNSDAFSKERLILKAASYFATRWEFNIVYQTSTFLSDIDEIKAKVEEELEDYYELIGARKIALNQKIAKIIDLSGRLRFQKRWAQTPRIPETAVLGHMLVVAILGYFYSLKIKACDKRLENNFYCALFHDLPESLTRDIISPVKYGIEGLDEIINEYEIKLINDKILPFIPEKFKTEFSYILGMREDRNKMGHFIKNEFENRTFKNANIELCSGSLNAFNFDEFGAIDGKALKYCDKLAAFIEAGLSISYGVKSKELESGFMDMFNFFKQNKTIDGVNFFELCEALRNELKI